A segment of the Acetonema longum DSM 6540 genome:
CTCTGACCGGGCACTTAGGATCTCTGGCTATTTCCGTCGCCGAAAGCGGAATTCCTTGCAATAAGTGCTGTCCGCCAATCGTCGTGCGCCCGGTTTTAGGGAACGCCGGCATAACAAATGCAAAATCGTGGATTCCCATATCCAGAACTGCCCGCAATTCTTTTCCCACATTGCCGCGTAATGTAGAGTCCAGTTTTTTGTAATAATGCTGAAATCCGGCACGACGGGCTTGCTCAGCAGCTTCCCGGACCTTTCGGTAGGCCTCCTCAGCCGGTATGGCCCGGCTGTTCGTATCGATCACAATCACAGCGGCTTCTTGCTGCGATGACAGGACTCCCCCATCCAGCAGCACTTCTGTTGGAATGCCTTGCCGGGCAAACTGTACCCCTGTATCATTTGCCCCGGTCAAATCGTCAGCAATAATAACGATAGATCTCGCCGATATACTCAAAGCAACCGCCTCCTAAGCATAAGCATTTTATTTATGAAACCTTGTTACCGCCGATAATGCTTCAGAGCAATACGGGATTGGTAGACCCTTTCCAGAGCGGCGTCTCCGATTTGGAGAGAAAGTTTTACATACAGAATATCAATAACAACCAACTGAACAATCCGCGAAATCATGGCGTCAGACCGCATTTTTGTTTCACGGGAGCAGGTCAGTA
Coding sequences within it:
- a CDS encoding four-carbon acid sugar kinase family protein yields the protein MSISARSIVIIADDLTGANDTGVQFARQGIPTEVLLDGGVLSSQQEAAVIVIDTNSRAIPAEEAYRKVREAAEQARRAGFQHYYKKLDSTLRGNVGKELRAVLDMGIHDFAFVMPAFPKTGRTTIGGQHLLQGIPLSATEIARDPKCPVRETCLPQLLQQQSGLSVGHIGVHELTQGAEAVSRAIQGHLANGCKIISSDAWLDEHFLLAAKAAKKVSNRVVWTGSAGLAEYLPQLLGWEETTEAEVALPTLAIAGSVSGVTRGQIDRLLDDMSC